A single Oryctolagus cuniculus chromosome 16, mOryCun1.1, whole genome shotgun sequence DNA region contains:
- the LOC108177203 gene encoding uncharacterized protein, with product MAAPAPGTSHVGRRPQDARAGRDPRNGPLGGCPADPWGLCSVRAWRVVASKSPHCVGPRGSVLSAPSHLAERRSQGVCRPQAQETTLGQTGPGVWVPGRAWDCLGVGFVYSLSPESASAVVLWAVARGFRCGSRLHRSQEAVTAGHVWCRHVFTAGLRGVSRLRLLSCSGTKASCASTWCSCRGLSFQNKAPVYTRTHAPGVSVKNKNYLINTKSKHGAVQPVVLFSVYWRQRRESSPLNFHLLGRVLVSSAGSLRRCPHGGLPGLKPGASHSVRLPGGWWAPLLPRVCRGLEQAQALIQAVGF from the exons ATGGctgccccagcacctggcacGAGCCACGTCGGCCGACGCCCCCAGGATGCCAGAGCCGGAAGAGACCCGAGGAACGGTCCCCTCGGTGGCTGTCCGGCCGACCCGTGGGGCCTGTGCTCGGTGAGGGCGTGGAGGGTTGTGGCCAGCAAGTCACCTCACTGTGTTGGTCCTCGGGGTTCTGTGCTGAGTGCCCCAAGTCACCTGGCTGAGAGAAGGTCCCAGGGGGTTTGCCGTCCCCAAGCTCAGGAGACCACTTTGGGACAGACAGGGCCTGGGGTCTGGGTTCCTGGGAGGGCGTGGGACTGCCTTGGGGTTGGGTTTGTCTACAGTCTTTCCCCAGAGTCTGCTTCGGCGGTGGTGCTCTGGGCTGTGGCTCGGGGATTTAGGTGTGGTTCTCGCCTGCACAGGTCGCAGGAGGCGGTAACCGCCGGCCATGTGTGGTGTCGCCACGTCTTCACAGCAGGCCTCCGTGGGGTGTCTCGTCTGCGTCTCCTGTCGTGCAGTGGGACCAAGGCCTCCTGTGCGAGCACCTG GTGCAGCTGCCGCGGTCTCAGCTTCCAGAACAAGGCGCCTGTCTACACCCGGACCCACGCCCCCGGCGTCTCCGTGAAAAACAAGAACTacttaataaatacaaaatcaaaGCACGGTGCAGTCCAGCCTGTGGTTCTTTTTTCTGTATACTGGAGGCAAAGACGAGAAAGCTCacctttaaattttcatttattaggGAGAGTGCTtgtttcgtctgctggttcactccgcaggtgCCCACACGGGGGCTTGcctgggctgaagccgggagccagtcACTCGGTccgtctccctggtgggtggtgggcaccactgctccccagggtctgccgGGGCCTGGAGCAGGCACAGGCCCTAATACAGGCTGTGGGCTTCTGA